A region of Micromonospora chokoriensis DNA encodes the following proteins:
- the nudC gene encoding NAD(+) diphosphatase, which yields MSGEAAPPLARSTLDRAAHRRGDAQWLTEAWLRARVLLLDSTDGGRTLARTDTSPPTLVLFGASDAPAGSESTAMFLGVEPDGVPVFALDAPLPAVPGTRKVNLREVGHLLADREAGIFTTALALLNWHTRHGYSASTGAPTAMDEAGWSRVDRNGGRIWPRTDPAMIVLVHDDVTGPDGRCLLGNNASWPGTPGGRRYSCLAGYVEPGESAEAAVLREVREEVGVGVGRIGYVGSQAWPFPGSLMLGFLATANPDDPVRVDPSEIAYARWFSRREVGAALAGKTVDVGDGAQLILPPPSSIALFLIHRWLDGWVDADR from the coding sequence GTGAGTGGGGAGGCGGCCCCGCCGTTGGCGCGGTCCACGCTGGATCGGGCGGCACACCGGCGGGGTGACGCGCAGTGGCTGACCGAGGCGTGGCTGCGTGCCCGGGTGTTGCTGCTCGACTCGACCGACGGCGGTCGGACGTTGGCCCGCACCGACACGTCGCCTCCGACGTTGGTGCTGTTCGGTGCGTCCGACGCGCCGGCCGGTTCCGAGTCGACGGCGATGTTCCTCGGTGTCGAGCCGGACGGGGTTCCGGTCTTCGCCCTCGACGCGCCACTGCCGGCGGTACCGGGGACCCGGAAGGTCAACCTGCGCGAGGTGGGTCACCTGCTGGCCGACCGCGAGGCGGGCATCTTCACCACCGCGTTGGCGCTGCTCAACTGGCACACCCGGCACGGCTACTCGGCGAGCACCGGTGCGCCGACCGCGATGGACGAGGCCGGTTGGTCGCGGGTGGACCGCAACGGCGGGCGGATCTGGCCGCGTACCGACCCGGCGATGATCGTCCTGGTGCACGACGACGTGACCGGCCCGGACGGGCGTTGTCTGCTCGGCAACAACGCCAGTTGGCCGGGCACTCCCGGCGGCCGGCGTTACTCCTGCCTGGCCGGTTACGTGGAGCCGGGCGAGTCGGCCGAGGCCGCCGTCCTGCGCGAGGTCCGCGAGGAGGTGGGCGTCGGGGTCGGGCGCATCGGGTACGTGGGCAGCCAGGCATGGCCGTTCCCGGGCTCACTGATGCTGGGTTTCCTGGCCACCGCCAACCCGGACGACCCGGTGCGGGTCGATCCGTCCGAGATCGCGTACGCCAGGTGGTTCTCGCGTCGCGAGGTCGGGGCGGCCCTGGCCGGGAAGACGGTCGACGTGGGCGACGGAGCGCAGTTGATCCTGCCGCCGCCGTCGTCCATCGCGTTGTTCCTCATCCACCGCTGGCTGGACGGTTGGGTGGACGCCGACAGGTGA
- a CDS encoding M16 family metallopeptidase codes for MARRSRIPATKYPVERFTLDNGLRVVLTPDRSAPVIGVAVVYDVGIRSEPEGRTGFAHLFEHLMFQGSENLEKLAHFRHVQGAGGTFNGSTHLDYTDYFETLPSNALERALFLEADRMRGPRLTEENLRNQVDVVKEEIRVNVLNRPYGGFPWLTLPPVMFDTFPNAHDGYGSFDDLESATVADAADFFRRYYASGNAVLAVSGDIDVAEATELVTRHFGDVPARLAPKRPDFTEPDLTAERRTSYTDALAPLPAVAGAWRVPDPISDFAGYLPYVVLAEVLTDGDASRLVERLVQRDRMVTSLGGYLGFMGDPFDVRDPTALLLQAHLPPGGDVDKVLRTIDEELDRLATDGLTDGELARTQARMATHLLRDTDAVLGRALRMAVLEQQRGEPGLLNELPRLVGEVTEEQVRAAAATLRPERRAAIEVIAGGAR; via the coding sequence GTGGCGCGGAGATCCAGAATTCCAGCGACGAAGTATCCGGTCGAGCGGTTCACCCTCGACAACGGCCTGCGGGTGGTGCTCACCCCTGATCGCAGTGCCCCGGTGATCGGGGTGGCGGTGGTCTACGACGTCGGCATCCGCTCCGAGCCGGAGGGCCGCACCGGCTTCGCCCACCTCTTCGAACACCTGATGTTCCAGGGCTCGGAGAACCTGGAGAAGCTGGCCCACTTCCGGCACGTGCAGGGAGCCGGCGGCACCTTCAACGGGTCCACCCACCTGGACTACACCGACTACTTCGAGACGCTGCCGAGCAACGCGCTGGAACGCGCGCTGTTCCTGGAGGCGGACCGGATGCGCGGCCCCCGGCTGACCGAGGAGAACCTGCGCAACCAGGTCGACGTGGTCAAGGAGGAGATCCGGGTCAACGTCCTCAACCGGCCGTACGGCGGCTTCCCCTGGCTGACCCTCCCACCGGTCATGTTCGACACGTTCCCGAACGCGCACGACGGCTACGGCTCCTTCGACGACCTGGAGTCGGCGACCGTCGCCGACGCCGCGGACTTCTTCCGCCGCTACTACGCCAGCGGCAACGCGGTCCTGGCCGTCAGCGGCGACATCGACGTGGCCGAGGCGACCGAGCTCGTCACCAGGCACTTCGGGGACGTGCCGGCCCGGCTGGCGCCGAAACGACCCGACTTCACCGAGCCCGACCTGACCGCGGAGCGGCGCACCTCATACACCGATGCCCTGGCTCCGCTGCCGGCGGTGGCCGGCGCCTGGCGGGTGCCCGACCCGATCAGCGACTTCGCCGGCTACCTGCCGTACGTGGTGCTGGCCGAGGTGCTCACCGACGGCGACGCCTCGCGGCTGGTCGAACGACTCGTGCAGCGCGACCGCATGGTGACCAGCCTCGGTGGATACCTCGGCTTCATGGGCGACCCGTTCGACGTCCGTGACCCCACCGCCCTGCTGTTGCAGGCGCACCTGCCGCCCGGAGGCGACGTGGACAAGGTGCTGCGCACCATCGACGAGGAGCTGGACCGCCTCGCCACCGACGGGCTGACCGACGGTGAGCTGGCCCGCACTCAGGCCCGCATGGCGACGCACCTGCTGCGCGACACCGACGCGGTGCTCGGCCGCGCGCTGCGGATGGCCGTGCTGGAACAGCAGCGCGGCGAACCGGGCCTGCTCAACGAGCTGCCACGGTTGGTCGGTGAGGTCACCGAGGAGCAGGTCCGGGCCGCCGCCGCCACCCTGCGGCCGGAGCGTCGGGCCGCGATCGAGGTCATCGCCGGAGGTGCCCGATGA
- a CDS encoding M16 family metallopeptidase, which yields MTGTVAAAPRTLPPLGPTRKLKVPKQAERTLRNGLTVIAVRRPAVPLVEMRLWVPFGRVHLARGAMLSQTMLSGTESMTSVQLAAELQKVGGGLSAGVDPDRLMLSGAGLVTGLDRMLELLADVLTSANYPSDEVATERDRLVDRIQVAQSQPAHLAREALLKRIYGRHPYATQTPEPGQIRAVRPAALRTLHAERVHPAGAQLVLVGDVQPEKALDAAERALGGWVGAGRVADLPATPPLEPGPLLLVDRPGSVQSSLRIALPAVSRTDPDHAPLQLANLIFGGYFSSRWVENIREDKGYTYGPHSGIEHSVAGSVLVASAEVATEVTGPALLETTYELGRLASLPPKPEELEQARQYALGTLQLGMSTQAGLAALTSAYAGNGLRLDFLAEYAARLAKASIDDVARVAARYLAPTRAAVVVLGDAERVTPGLAALTTVHTEPAA from the coding sequence ATGACCGGGACTGTCGCCGCCGCGCCGCGCACGTTGCCCCCGCTGGGGCCGACCCGCAAGCTCAAGGTGCCCAAGCAGGCCGAGCGCACGCTGCGCAACGGCCTCACCGTGATCGCCGTACGCCGGCCCGCCGTGCCCCTGGTCGAGATGCGGCTCTGGGTGCCGTTCGGGCGGGTCCACCTGGCCCGGGGCGCGATGCTCTCGCAGACGATGCTCTCCGGCACCGAGTCGATGACGAGCGTGCAGCTCGCCGCCGAGTTGCAGAAGGTGGGCGGTGGGCTCTCCGCGGGCGTCGACCCGGACCGGCTGATGCTCTCCGGCGCCGGGCTGGTCACCGGCCTGGACCGGATGCTGGAGCTGCTGGCCGACGTGCTGACCAGCGCCAACTACCCGAGCGACGAGGTCGCCACCGAACGGGACCGCCTGGTCGACCGGATCCAGGTGGCACAGAGTCAGCCGGCGCACCTGGCCCGGGAGGCGCTGCTGAAGCGGATCTACGGCCGTCACCCGTACGCGACGCAGACCCCGGAGCCGGGCCAGATCCGCGCCGTCCGACCGGCGGCGCTGCGCACCCTGCACGCCGAACGGGTCCACCCGGCCGGCGCGCAGTTGGTGCTGGTCGGCGACGTGCAGCCGGAGAAGGCACTGGACGCCGCCGAGCGGGCGCTCGGCGGTTGGGTCGGCGCCGGACGGGTCGCCGACCTGCCGGCCACCCCACCGCTGGAGCCGGGGCCGCTGCTGCTCGTCGACCGGCCCGGCTCGGTGCAGTCGTCGCTGCGGATCGCGCTCCCGGCGGTGTCCCGCACCGACCCGGACCACGCGCCGCTGCAACTGGCCAACCTGATCTTCGGCGGCTACTTCTCCTCCCGCTGGGTGGAGAACATCCGCGAGGACAAGGGCTACACGTACGGCCCGCACTCCGGCATCGAGCACTCCGTCGCCGGGTCGGTGCTGGTCGCCTCCGCCGAGGTGGCCACCGAGGTCACCGGCCCGGCCCTGCTGGAGACCACGTACGAGTTGGGTCGGTTGGCGTCACTGCCGCCCAAGCCCGAGGAGTTGGAGCAGGCCCGGCAGTACGCCCTGGGCACCCTCCAGCTCGGCATGTCCACGCAGGCCGGGTTGGCGGCGCTGACCAGCGCGTACGCGGGCAACGGGCTGCGCCTGGACTTCCTCGCCGAGTACGCGGCGAGGTTGGCGAAGGCGAGCATCGACGACGTCGCGCGGGTGGCCGCCCGGTACCTGGCCCCGACCCGGGCGGCGGTGGTGGTGCTCGGTGACGCGGAGCGGGTGACCCCGGGGCTGGCCGCGCTGACCACTGTCCACACCGAGCCAGCAGCGTGA
- a CDS encoding ABC transporter substrate-binding protein, giving the protein MRRSPLRRMVTLATLTVVGAATLGSTAACGDDDGNGASGSSGPVTLRLGYFPNITHAPAVVGVEKGIFAEKLGANVKLDPKTFNAGPAAIEAVFSGALDATYIGPNPTVNAFSKSKGEAVRVVSGAASGGVALVVKPAINGVPDLKGKKIATPQLGNTQDVAIRYWLKQQGLTTTKEGGGDVKIVPQENAQTIETFNSGAIDGAWVPEPFVSRLVNAGGKVLVDERDLWPDRKFVITNLLVSTKFLKAHPDVVQKLVDGQVAANEFVNSKPEEAQQAISDAIGKITGKPLDLKLIKQAWPTLEFTNDPIATSLKAGLDHAVDVKLTEPVDLDGLYDLKYLNNALKAAGKPEVVQP; this is encoded by the coding sequence ATGAGACGGTCCCCCCTGCGCCGGATGGTCACTCTGGCCACCCTCACCGTGGTCGGCGCGGCGACCCTGGGCAGCACTGCCGCGTGCGGCGACGACGACGGCAACGGCGCGAGCGGAAGCTCCGGCCCGGTGACGCTGCGCCTCGGCTACTTCCCCAACATCACCCACGCGCCGGCGGTCGTCGGCGTGGAGAAGGGCATCTTCGCCGAGAAGCTCGGCGCGAACGTCAAGCTGGACCCGAAGACCTTCAACGCCGGGCCGGCCGCCATCGAGGCCGTCTTCTCCGGCGCGCTGGACGCCACCTACATCGGTCCGAACCCGACGGTGAACGCCTTCTCCAAGTCCAAGGGTGAGGCCGTCCGGGTCGTCTCCGGCGCGGCCTCCGGCGGTGTCGCCCTGGTGGTCAAGCCCGCCATCAACGGCGTACCGGACCTGAAGGGCAAGAAGATCGCCACCCCGCAGCTGGGCAACACCCAGGACGTCGCGATCCGCTACTGGCTCAAGCAGCAGGGGCTGACCACCACGAAGGAGGGTGGCGGCGATGTCAAGATCGTGCCGCAGGAGAACGCCCAGACGATCGAGACGTTCAACAGCGGCGCGATCGACGGCGCCTGGGTGCCCGAACCGTTCGTCTCCCGCCTGGTCAACGCCGGTGGCAAGGTGCTCGTCGACGAGCGCGACCTGTGGCCGGACAGGAAGTTCGTCATCACCAACCTGCTGGTCAGCACGAAGTTCCTCAAGGCGCACCCGGACGTCGTGCAGAAGCTGGTCGACGGCCAGGTCGCCGCGAACGAGTTCGTCAACAGCAAGCCCGAGGAGGCCCAGCAGGCCATCTCCGACGCGATCGGGAAGATCACCGGGAAGCCGCTGGACCTGAAGCTCATCAAGCAGGCATGGCCGACGTTGGAGTTCACCAACGACCCGATCGCGACCTCGCTCAAGGCCGGCCTCGACCACGCCGTCGACGTCAAGCTGACCGAACCGGTCGACCTCGACGGTCTGTACGACCTGAAATACCTCAACAACGCGCTCAAGGCCGCCGGCAAGCCCGAGGTCGTCCAGCCATGA